A segment of the bacterium genome:
TGGACCGTTATCAAAAGGTCGCCGCTGTGGCCGTTGTTGACTCCCGGCTCTCCCTGCCCCGCCAGACGAATGCGGCCGTTGTCATCGATACCGGCGGGGATACGGACATTCAGCTTTTTGGAGCCGACCTGGATGATCCGGGTGGTGCCGGTGACCGCCTCCATGAACGGGATGATGATCTCCGCTTCGATATCTCGCCCCGGTTGAGGGGGCATCTGGCGGGAACTGCGTCGACGGGTGCGACTTCCGCCACCAGTGAACGGCGAATCGCCGCCGAAAAATTGGGAGAGAATTTCTTCCCAGTTTTCTTCGCCTGCCGAGCCGGGATTGCCTCGACGGAACTGCGTGGGATCGAACCCACCTTGCGGCCCACCCTGGCCGGAAAATGCGCCATAGCGACGAAGGGTGTCGTACTCCGCGCGTTTTTTGTCATCGGAGAGGGTGTCGTATGCCTCGGAGATCTCCTTGAACTTCGCTTCGGCGGATTTGTCTCCCTTGTTGCGATCGGGATGGTGCTGTTTGGCCAGTTTGCGAAACTGCTTTTTGATCTCGTCTTGCGAGGCGGTTTCGGTGACACCGAGGATTTGATAGAAGTCTCTGGCCATGCTCTCTTTCTCTCTGCTCCACGCCCGGTATAGATATGCAGCGTTTGGACAGTTATGTCAATCGCTCTTAGGGACTAATTGCACATTTGCCCCGGCTCCTGCAGGGCAAGATTTGTAGGGCGGGTCCATCTTCGAACCCGCCTC
Coding sequences within it:
- a CDS encoding J domain-containing protein; translation: MARDFYQILGVTETASQDEIKKQFRKLAKQHHPDRNKGDKSAEAKFKEISEAYDTLSDDKKRAEYDTLRRYGAFSGQGGPQGGFDPTQFRRGNPGSAGEENWEEILSQFFGGDSPFTGGGSRTRRRSSRQMPPQPGRDIEAEIIIPFMEAVTGTTRIIQVGSKKLNVRIPAGIDDNGRIRLAGQGEPGVNNGHSGDLLITVHLSPDPYFTRKGDDIYSSIEIPFTEAILGAKRSVRTLTKTVTLTIPPGTQPGAMLRLKGQGINANGTVGDQYVEVKVTIPKNLTDKQKKMIEEWEG